Below is a genomic region from Nitrospira sp..
CAGTAACTATAGGCTTAGCTATAATTCCTAGTTTTGAGTGACAGCCCCTCAATTCTCCAATGTTTTGAGAGGTGGTTGACTGAAAAAACGAATTAATCAGACCTATCTCTAGATAGAGTAACTCCGCTGACTTTGAATACTTAGCCAAACAACGGGAAATATCTTGCCTATTACCCGGAGTCATGGGAAAGACACATTCGTGCTCAGGATAATCGGAGAACTCATCTCATGACTACTACGACTCATTATCAAAGAGCTCTTCGTCAGCTGGAGCAGGAGGGAATGCATCGGAACTGGAAGCCGCTTTTGCTCGCCCACCTGAATGCGCCACGCCATACAACAACAATGTCAAGATTGGCTAAGTCTGTCGGATACGCTGACCATAATGGGGCAAATCTTCAGTATGGTCTTCTTGGCGCACGCCTGGGACAAATGCTTGGTTTCCAAAAGCAACCCCTTGATTTTCGCCTAGGCAGTTTAGCGACCTGGAAGAAAGATCAGCCGCTCGATGAGCATTTCAAGTTCACCATGAGGCGTGAGCTTGTGGAAGCACTAAAAAGACTTCAATGGGACAAGTGTTCGGGCCGTAGTATTCTTGTTTTGTGGCGCTGGAAGGAAGCATTGAATTGCAAGGGGAAGGTAATAACGCGAAGCATTGGCAATCAGATGAGGAGTGTTGGGCCAGGCGATATGCTCTACATATGTGCCACCAATGCTAATGAACTTTACATGCTGGGCATGATCAAGGTGAAGAAGGCTGGCAGAGAGAACGATTCATATCTTCGAAGGCAGCTTGGCGGCTACTACGCAGAGGGGGAAGCCCTTTCTGGGCCTATTAATATAATTTCCCTCGGTAAACGGCAATGGGACTTGAGGTTTGTAAGCTCGAACTCGGACAGGCTAAGCAAGAAACGGCAAATCGGGTTTCAACTTCAGCAGCATCGCTATTTGACGCCCGCTTCTACGAAATTACTACAAGAGATATTGCAGGTTCCCCCAGACAATAAGTTGGTGGCAAGAAAGCAGTTTGTAATAGAGGGTCGAAAACTTACCCGGCTGGTTTCCTCCCGGGAAAGAAAAATTCGACAACAGGCCCTAAAGCACCACGGCACGACATGCCAAATCTGTAACTTTGACTTCAATAAGCTGTATGGAGAATTTGCAAAAGAGTGTGTCGAAGTACATCATCTGAATCCTATTAGTCGGTCTGCATCAAATGGCAGTCAAACCAGCCTCGATGAGGTAATCGTTACATGCCCAAATTGTCATCGAGCGCTCCACAGCTGGATTGACCCAGCAAACTGGAAAACGTTCAGAAAACTATATCACCGCTAGCCCAGTCTGCTACTCTCAATAGCGACTGTTTGTTTCTACCTTCACCACGCTTCTAGCGGATAGTTCCTCCAGCCGTGCTGACATCGCCTTTGGCAGCTGGGAAGTCTATTACACTGAGCGGCACGTTGACCGTTACGTCATCTTAGGATGGTATCCAGTAAATCAGGTTGTTTTGGGTTGGCAGGTTCATTCTGAACATGCGAATGGTATGGGAACGTTCGTCCAATTTACATAGAAAGACTAAGTTATGACAAGATGCCGTCTAAGCGTCCGTTCCTGTCTTGGGCAGGGGAGGAAACCAAGGAATACGGCTGGTATCAGGGAGAGGCTTCGTGGACTTTTTCTCGGGACCTCTCGCTCCCTTGAGTTTATGCCGAGGCTTGGAGGGCTTAGCGTGCTTCCTTGTAGGCATACCCTAAGTCTATCACTCGGTAACTCTCTGTATTTCTGAGAAAATGAACAACCTTAGTTTTTGGCCAGACGTTTCAATGCAGCTTGTCTAGCATGTACCGCCCGTTGACGTGCTCCCTGTTCACCATAGATCTTGATCGA
It encodes:
- a CDS encoding HNH endonuclease — its product is MTTTTHYQRALRQLEQEGMHRNWKPLLLAHLNAPRHTTTMSRLAKSVGYADHNGANLQYGLLGARLGQMLGFQKQPLDFRLGSLATWKKDQPLDEHFKFTMRRELVEALKRLQWDKCSGRSILVLWRWKEALNCKGKVITRSIGNQMRSVGPGDMLYICATNANELYMLGMIKVKKAGRENDSYLRRQLGGYYAEGEALSGPINIISLGKRQWDLRFVSSNSDRLSKKRQIGFQLQQHRYLTPASTKLLQEILQVPPDNKLVARKQFVIEGRKLTRLVSSRERKIRQQALKHHGTTCQICNFDFNKLYGEFAKECVEVHHLNPISRSASNGSQTSLDEVIVTCPNCHRALHSWIDPANWKTFRKLYHR